A window from Candidatus Spechtbacterales bacterium encodes these proteins:
- a CDS encoding DUF5654 family protein, with protein sequence MSEKKRQRKEELKREVRKKTAGYIVAGLALVGGLAWNDAIKSFIELYFPKAGNTVIAKTVYALFITIVIAIASYYVTKLFVEEEDKKK encoded by the coding sequence ATGTCAGAAAAAAAACGTCAAAGAAAGGAAGAATTAAAGCGTGAAGTAAGAAAAAAAACCGCGGGGTATATTGTTGCGGGACTTGCTTTGGTTGGCGGTCTTGCGTGGAACGACGCTATTAAGAGTTTTATTGAACTATATTTTCCAAAGGCGGGAAATACGGTTATAGCAAAGACAGTGTATGCTCTCTTTATTACCATTGTAATCGCAATTGCAAGTTATTACGTTACAAAATTATTTGTAGAGGAGGAGGATAAGAAAAAATAA